A portion of the Rhizoctonia solani chromosome 6, complete sequence genome contains these proteins:
- a CDS encoding U3 small nucleolar RNA-associated protein 22 gives MGSSSKRKAVVSAPIVPEPNDVEMSDGQSNASGNDESAMSENEEQSGAPQPVKAPGVFHAPTTQELVELREGTELFKSNSFKLQAKQLLREVSASESQRSIVEKVLMSLHEHLINLPSIAPCKPPSTIKKRTAVPYPAPLPSQDSQWTVSFEPPSNIQLVGSWANGVAVRGNDKTGFSVDLAVEIPSSLLREKDYLNARYFHQRAYYLAIIASSLSAKGNPLGLTSDDLHYESLEHDIRRTTLVILPTKDSSSDLARSKFPLSIRIIPVLPSNNPLSERHLGPGRACIRTSGLSDLDPAPTPLYNNSVLLSTTPVSHLLLIHNAKSQIPAFGDTLALLRVWANQRGYGTGTGHRLEDSAQHARCVRGFGFLGALWGAIIVYLVLGGKPVKGVKKQARIGRGLSSYQLFRAVLDFLAKHDFATAPIFLAESPFELADWKEHHDAIFIDGSGKYNMLAGVPLESLEMLKLDAQSSLLLLDESSDEAFEATFLHDLRNPRLRFDYSLRVPLDGAKSKVETLSTTLEWSSRTNALISQLTSIIRKALGTRVKACVVLQPAPTLRPLSQSTPNSIPFVELGLVLDQTEAPRLVDYGPPADDSAGSETFRAFWGPKSELRRFKDGRILESVVWEVTHPDERAHIPGRLIRHILQYHFGIELAPVQRTIYDEVVRLPSSVVKLYSSVAENLMTFRPSQTSFDALVKQIKSAEDLPLALVTASPISPSLRGTSVFYPWPLDIARYGALPDSIKYVPPMEAILQLEKSARWPDDLAAIQKIKLAFFVGIADALRAQDEKIRTAVALDSDATETDIHDNCSLEILAPSGFAFRLRIYHDREKTLLDGIISDTKAVPAVVAVAKNALRIHETRFIHTPRHHAAVAALGHRYPSYAPTVRLVVRWLGAHLLLTHISHALVELIVAREFLRPGLPPTSVPTAFARVVQTLVEWRWREEPLAIPLYSALDEQGERDHKKLSKGAEEACRALRGEDPTLSRGAWVVSTEEDVRGLRWGSPKPIVAARVQQIAKATLEHILSHEIIEKTIFLHPLTDYDFIIRLNPSVLPRYGENLAADQRVWTASRGFANNREVSSPLVGFDPAAEYLADLRRSFGHLALFFHDPHGGDIIAGLWDPKPTTQVTPFKVLLGYSTKPTDGGKVVFNKKSAIAEMKLMGEGMPTLLRQMIAKLNAVRQSLRSALDQYLEMCLAIDYSFTDNSSPQYGFELLTNAIVDELELFTSYEKKLSQAKAALGTARNRSAIAVPFSRLPNDILIRIFELVTTEHSCIAHKQKQANKYIVPRYPSLLAHVCSRWRRVVMSSTYLWSHIDIPTFFSHNKETFAGMDEYIAQSGASLLDIHIVELDGLDNPVLTTPGPLTRVLVPLTSRIRSLEIELSAPYNKTGGYSIMLSSFFSNCTPGTLKRLAICLNNSNAPCCFIAAAFSVPKRNTTSFGAAVENVISLSIPEKTLEDLWFPVTTLELRGVYPRWSSKAYSGLTTLRLGSNGGFRASVSQAEISAILSSSPKLRILDFGLNITYAYSPEEEIKPVGLDDLEVLLTGERTPEQLGRLLCLIAPGSRPLSISLRQSAGRHRTRFSAEVRDFFARANVEVVGMAGSYAYQQVIELQELVPEMRALVFSRINIRQIDWNSVSLGDPETDLQDLYVLRDTMISQDNLLRMVKAHRIHKLIMAEDAKIMDAIGLTPVLDKRTIHEQLSALEVDLKLIDSEEPHPFQEWDWSF, from the exons ATGGGATCCAGCTCGAAGCGCAAA GCAGTAGTGTCGGCTCCCATAGTCCCAGAACCAAATGATGTGGAAATGTCCGACGGTCAATCCAATGCATCTGGCAATGACGAGTCGGCCATGAGTGAAAACGAAGAACAATCCGGAGCACCCCAGCCTGTCAAAGCACCGGGAGTATTCCATGCACCCACCACGCAAGAGCTGGTTGAGCTCCGGGAGGGAACAGAGCTCTTCAAATCAAATTCATTCAAGCTCCAGGCAA AACAACTGCTTCGTGAAGTATCTGCGAGCGAATCTCAGCGAAGCATAGTAGAGAAGGTCCTGATGTCCTTGCACGAACATTTGATAAATTTGCCGTCGATCGCACCCTGCAAGCCACCAAGTACAATTAAAAAGCGGACCGCCGTTCCTTACCCTGCTCCTCTCCCATCCCAAGACTCTCAATGGACTGTTTCTTTTGAACCGCCATCCAATATCCAGCTGGTTGGGAGTTGGGCAAATGGGGTAGCAGTGCGTGGAAATGACAAGACTGGGTTCTCGGTTGATCTTGCAGTTGAAATACCCTCG TCGCTACTCCGCGAGAAGGATTATCTCAATGCAAGGTACTTCCACCAGAGGGCCTACTACCTTGCAATCATTGCATCAAGCTTATCGGCCAAAGGAAACCCTCTTGGACTGACATCCGATGATCTACATTATGAATCCCTAGAACACGACATTCGACGAACTACACTGGTTATCCTTCCCACAAAAGACTCGTCCTCCGACTTGGCCCGTTCCAAATTCCCCCTCTCCATCCGAATCATCCCCGTATTGCCCTCAAATAACCCATTGAGCGAGCGACACCTCGGACCTGGCCGCGCTTGTATACGAACCTCTGGTTTATCCGACTTGGATCCCGCACCTACGCCCCTATATAATAACTCCGTACTACTTAGCACTACACCTGTCTCTCACCTCTTGTTAATACACAACGCAAAGAGCCAAATACCTGCATTCGGTGATACACTTGCGCTTCTCCGAGTTTGGGCCAACCAACGTGGTTATGGGACTGGGACCGGTCATAGGTTAGAAGATTCGGCACAGCACGCGCGGTGTGTTCGCGGGTTTGGGTTTTTAGGTGCCTTGTGGGGTGCTATTATCGTATATCTGGTCCTTGGTGGTAAACCTGTGAAGGGCGTTAAAAAGCAGGCTCGTATTGGGAGAGGTTTGAGTTCCTACCAGTTGTTCCGAGCAGTTTTGGATTTCTTGG CAAAACACGATTTCGCAACGGCGCCCATATTTCTTGCTGAAAGCCCC TTTGAGCTGGCTGATTGGAAGGAGCACCATGACGCGATATTCATCGATGGTAGTGGCAAGTACAACATGCTGGCAGGTGTGCCTTTAGAGTCACTTGAAATG TTGAAGCTCGATGCTCAATCGTCATTATTGCTTTTGGATGAGTCCAGTGACGAGGCTTTCGAGGCTACCTTTTTGCACGATCTTCGGAACCCAAGATTGCGATTCGACTATTCACTTCG AGTGCCTCTGGATGGCGCAAAATCCAAGGTCGAGACCCTCAGCACTACTCTAGAATGGTCTTCCCGCACGAATGCGCTCATTTCTCAGCTGACTTCGATCATCAGAAAAGCACTAGGCACCCGTGTCAAAGCATGTGTTGTCCTTCAACCTGCTCCTACGCTTCGGCCTTTGTCCCAATCAACACCCAATTCTATACCATTTGTCGAACTCGGTCTTGTCCTGGACCAAACGGAAGCTCCCCGTTTAGTAGATTACGGGCCTCCCGCAGACGATTCAGCTGGCTCAGAGACCTTCCGCGCGTTTTGGGGTCCCAAATCTGAGCTACGGCGATTCAAGGATGGTCGTATCCTCGAAAGTGTAGTTTGGGAAGTAACCCACCCAGATGAACGAGCCCACATTCCTGGACGGTTGATCCGGCATATACTCCAGTATCACTTTGGGATAGAGCTTGCCCCTGTTCAGCGGACTATTTACGACGAGGTCGTACGATTACCATCGAGTGTTGTCAAACTTTATTCGAGCGTTGCCGAGAACCTAATGACGTTCCGACCATCGCAAACATCCTTTGACGCGCTTGTGAAGCAGATTAAATCCGCCGAAGACTTGCCATTGGCACTAGTGACAGCTAGCCCGATCTCTCCGAGTTTACGAGGAACTAGTGTTTTCTACCCTTGGCCATTGGATATCGCACGTTATGGAGCACTCCCAGACTCGATCAAATACGTCCCGCCTATGGAAGCAATCCTCCAACTCGAGAAAAGTGCTCGCTGGCCGGACGATCTTGCCGCTATTCAAAAAATTAAATTAGCCTTTTTTGTGGGTATTGCCGATGCGCTCCGAGCTCAGGACGAAAAGATTCGTACGGCAGTCGCCCTTGACTCGGACGCCACCGAAACAGACATTCATGACAATTGTTCACTCGAAATACTTGCTCCATCTGGATTTGCCTTTCGACTCCGGATTTATCACGATCGTGAAAAGACATTATTGGATGGAATTATCTCGGATACCAAGGCTGTTCCTGCGGTAGTTGCTGTAGCCAAAAATGCATTGCGCATACATGAGACGAGGTTTATACATACACCGAGGCATCATGCGGCCGTTGCAGCGCTCGGCCATCGCTATCCTTCGTATGCGCCCACAGTCCGACTTGTAGTTCGGTGGCTTGGGGCCCACCTGCTCTTGACTCACATTTCTCATGCGCTCGTGGAACTCATTGTCGCGCGCGAATTCTTGAGACCGGGTCTCCCGCCCACAAGTGTCCCAACCGCATTTGCTCGTGTCGTCCAAACGCTTGTAGAATGGAGGTGGAGAGAGGAGCCGCTTGCTATTCCGCTGTACTCTGCGTTGGACGAACAGGGTGAAAGAGACCACAAAAAGTTGTCCAAGGGCGCCGAAGAAGCGTGTCGTGCGTTGAGGGGAGAGGATCCTACGCTCAGTCGAGGCGCTTGGGTTGTTTCCACCGAGGAGGATGTGCGGGGGCTCAGATGGGGTAGTCCTAAACCTATTGTTGCAGCTCGAGTTCAGCAAATCGCCAAGGCTACTCTGGAGCATATCTTGTCTCACGAAATAATTGAAAAG ACCATTTTCCTACACCCCCTTACCGACTATGATTTTATAATACGCCTAAACCCATCCGTGCTTCCTCGATACGGAGAGAACCTCGCCGCAGACCAACGCGTGTGGACTGCTTCGCGAGGTTTTGCGAACAATCGTGAAGTTTCTTCGCCCCTTGTTGGGTTCGATCCGGCAGCCGAGTATTTGGCTGACTTGCGA CGCTCGTTTGGTCACCTTGCACTGTTCTTCCATGATCCGCATGGAGGAGACATCATTGCGGGGCTTTGGGACCCAAAACCCACTACTCAAGTCACACCGTTCAAGGTCCTGCTGGGGTACTCGACTAAACCTACGGACGGG GGAAAGGTCGTGTTTAACAAAAAGTCAGCCATCGCAGAGATGAAACTCATGGGCGAGGGTATG CCAACGTTGCTCCGCCAAATGATAGCTAAGCTCAACGCGGTTCGCCAATCGCTTCGCTCTGCACTAGATCAGTATCTGGAGATGTGCCTTGCCATCGATTACTCCTTTACGGACAACAGTTCACCTCAATACGGCTTCGAGCTACTAACAAACGCCATAGTGGATGAGCTGGAACTTTTCACTTCATACGAAAAAAAGCTATCACAAGCAAAAGCTGCCCTTGGGACAGCTAGAAATCGCTCTGCTATTGCGGTTCCGTTCAGTCGCCTTCCTAATGATATCCTCATTCGAATTTTTGAGCTGGTTACCACTGAGCACAGTTGCATCGCTCACAAACAAAAACAAGCAAATAAGTATATAGTTCCCAGATATCCTAGCCTCCTGGCACACGTCTGTTCCCGTTGGCGCCGAGTAGTCATGTCATCAACCTACCTCTGGTCACATATCGACATCCCTACGTTCTTTTCTCATAACAAAGAGACATTTGCTGGAATGGATGAATATATAGCTCAATCTGGAGCTTCGCTCTTGGATATTCACATTGTGGAGTTAGATGGTTTGGACAACCCCGTTTTGACGACACCAGGCCCGTTGACTCGGGTGCTTGTGCCGCTCACATCCCGAATTCGATCGCTTGAAATAGAATTGAGCGCACCATACAATAAAACGGGAGGATATTCTATCATGCTTTCTTCTTTCTTCTCCAACTGCACGCCGGGCACCCTCAAACGTTTGGCGATATGTCTGAACAATTCCAATGCACCCTGTTGTTTCATCGCCGCGGCGTTCAGCGTCCCAAAGAGGAATACCACTTCTTTTGGAGCTGCAGTGGAAAACGTAATATCGTTGTCCATTCCCGAAAAGACTCTTGAGGATCTCTGGTTTCCTGTTACTACGCTCGAGCTCAGGGGAGTATATCCTCGCTGGTCGAGCAAGGCATATTCTGGTCTGACTACACTTCGTTTGGGTTCCAATGGAGGATTTAGGGCCTCGGTTTCACAGGCAGAAATTTCTGCTATTTTGTCATCTAGTCCAAAGCTTCGCATTCTTGATTTCGGCCTCAATATTACCTACGCTTATTCTCCTGAAGAAGAAATAAAGCCTGTGGGGCTCGACGATCTGGAAGTACTGTTGACGGGAGAGCGAACCCCTGAACAGCTCGGCCGACTCCTTTGCTTGATTGCCCCTGGTTCACGCCCGCTGAGCATATCTCTTCGGCAATCCGCCGGGCGCCATCGTACTCGATTCAGCGCCGAGGTTCGGGACTTTTTTGCCCGCGCAAATGTAGAAGTAGTTGGAATGGCCG